One part of the Vicia villosa cultivar HV-30 ecotype Madison, WI linkage group LG6, Vvil1.0, whole genome shotgun sequence genome encodes these proteins:
- the LOC131614759 gene encoding protein FAR1-RELATED SEQUENCE 5-like, whose product MDGGDVIGHGVMQVNSEAHDGIFHENGRVNDDGELDFVSDGCLDNVEYDNRVVDEDSEFEEVEYYDEDAEEDNEFYGCEYDDEDGDDDGELDGDDYDDEIGSGYVSGHEYWNTDSNGGGISGEGSEWGSDRLNESISSDQLPDESFVVDEFDDIANMDMFNLQCDDVSKLQFGSLEIAYTWYCWFAKMNGFAVRKGQVIKKKSGDVTQQTFLCNLAGFRQNKVDNRKRGPRHETRCGCEAKFRVHIDIISHRWYVTVFTFEHNHAMLKEKHCRLLAGNRKLSKSDKMQIKNFGNAGIKVTQMIGSFANAAGGYDKVGFLKKDVHNQIARQRKEMSSDAKGAVRYLIDLRVIDPLMLVAHTVGADGTLQNLFWSDGESQKNYELFGDVLAFDATYKKNKYRCPFVVFSGVNHHNQTIIFATAIVSNEVEGTYVWLLEQFLVAMKGKTPLSVITDGDVAMRNAIRKVFPNSYHRLCAWHLLRNAISNISNPNFIPVFKKLMLGDHDVWKFESLWNEMLDRFGLEDNNWINELYQKRKMWATAHIRGNFFAGIRTTSRCEAFHSHMGQFVHSRMNMTDFVKQFHRCVAYFRFREVQADFESQYGQAVLHTNLRALERSASKHWTKEIFEMVRSVMKKVTLTSVLDIQDMASVTIYAVTKYRDEGHGWRVSHCPSNNDFRCSCLRMESIGIPCEHIVAVMVYLNIVEFPENLVLNRWSLYAKESISGSYEDGSHYWDSHLVARHATLVNLSKEVADLSYMDVDDYKKYLEYLTNELCRLKSKYNNEDVPDNIHVEEELVNILNPSCSRSKGCGPGTVGTSERPRRTQTCGICGAAGHNRRCCPTLGADGEPPADSSLQSASVRLSNDYGFSV is encoded by the exons ATGGATGGTGGTGACGTTATTGGCCATGGAGTAATGCAAGTTAACTCT gaaGCACACGATGGGATTTTTCATGAGAATGGTCGTGTTAACGATGACGGTGAACTGGATTTTGTTAGTGATGGATGCTTGGATAATGTTGAATATGACAACAGAgttgttgatgaagattctgagtttgaaGAAGTTGAATACTATGATGAAGATGCGGAAGAAGATAATGAATTTTACGGATGTGAATACGAtgatgaagatggagatgatgatggcGAATTAGATGGTGATGATTATGATGACGAGATAGGTTCCGGTTATGTTAGTGGACACGAATATTGGAATACAGATTCAAACGGCGGTGGAATTTCTGGGGAAGGATCGGAATGGGGTTCGGACAGATTGAATGAATCGATATCTTCAGATCAACTTCCAGACGAATCATTTGTTGTTGACGAGTTTGACGACATTGCAAATATGGACATGTTTAACTTGCAATGTGATGATGTTTCGAAGCTGCAATTTGGAAGTCTGGAAATAGCTTACACATGGTACTGTTGGTTTGCAAAGATGAACGGTTTTGCAGTCCGTAAAGGtcaagttattaaaaaaaagagtGGAGATGTTACTCAACAAACATTTCTTTGTAACCTTGCAGGATTTAGGCAAAACAAAGTAGATAATCGCAAACGTGGTCCGAGGCACGAAACCCGGTGTGGATGTGAAGCAAAATTTCGGGTTCATATTGATATAATTTCACACCGTTGGTATGTCACAGTTTTTACCTTTGAGCACAATCATGCAATGTTAAAGGAGAAGCACTGCAGGCTGTTGGCAGGTAATAGGAAGCTTAGTAAGTCAGATAAGATGCAAATTAAGAATTTTGGGAATGCCGGAATCAAAGTAACTCAAATGATTGGTTCATTCGCTAATGCTGCCGGGGGGTATGATAAGGTAGGATTTTTGAAGAAGGATGTACATAATCAAATTGCAAGACAAAGGAAAGAGATGTCTTCTGATGCTAAAGGTGCTGTCAGGTATCTTATTGATCTTCGTGTAATAGATCCATTGATGCTTGTTGCACACACGGTGGGTGCGGATGGAACGTTGCAAAACCTATTTTGGAGCGACGGTGAGAGTCAAAAGAATTATGAACTGTTTGGTGATGTGCTTGCTTTTGATGCTACCTACAAGAAAAATAAGTACAGGTGCCCATTTGTTGTTTTTTCTGGTGTTAATCACCATAACCAGACGATTATATTTGCTACTGCCATAGTTTCAAATGAGGTTGAAGGGACATATGTATGGTTGCTGGAGCAGTTTTTGGTTGCAATGAAAGGTAAGACACCTTTATCTGTAATAACGGACGGTGATGTTGCTATGAGAAATGCAATCAGGAAAGTCTTTCCCAACAGTTACCACAGGTTATGTGCATGGCATCTCCTacgaaatgcaatttccaacattagCAATCCCAATTTCATCCctgttttcaaaaaattaatgCTTGGTGATCACGATGTTTGGAAATTTGAGAGTCTGTGGAATGAAATGTTAGATAGGTTTGGGTTAGAAGATAATAATTGGATCAATGAATTGTACCAGAAAAGGAAGATGTGGGCAACAGCTCATATTAGGGGAAATTTCTTTGCAGGAATAAGAACGACATCGCGGTGCGAAGCATTTCATAGTCATATGGGACAGTTTGTACACTCGAGGATGAATATGACTGATTTTGTTAAGCAGTTCCATAGGTGTGTGGCATATTTTCGATTTAGAGAGGTTCAAGCTGATTTTGAATCCCAATATGGACAGGCAGTGTTGCATACCAATCTTAGGGCGCTTGAGAGGTCAGCATCAAAGCACTGGACAAAAGAGATATTTGAAATGGTACGATCTGTTATGAAAAAGGTAACCTTAACATCTGTATTAGATATTCAAGATATGGCATCAGTTACCATTTATGCGGTGACAAAATACAGAGACGAAGGGCATGGATGGCGTGTTTCCCACTGTCCATCGAATAACGATTTCAGATGCTCGTGTCTTAGAATGGAATCCATTGGGATTCCTTGTGAGCACATTGTTGCTGTGATGGTTTATCTTAATATTGTAGAATTTCCTGAGAATCTTGTGCTGAATCGTTGGTCATTATATGCGAAGGAGTCTATTAGTGGAAGTTATGAAGATGGTTCCCACTACTGGGATTCACATTTGGTTGCTAGACACGCTACTTTGGTGAATCTTAGTAAGGAGGTCGCTGACTTGTCATATATGGATGTTGATGAttacaaaaaatatttagaatatcTGACTAATGAACTTTGTAGGCTTAAATCGAAGTACAACAATGAAGATGTTCCAGATAACATACATGTTGAAGAGGAGTTGGTGAATATACTTAACCCTTCAtgttcaagaagcaagggttgtGGACCAGGTACTGTTGGTACATCAGAGAGACCCAGGCGGACACAGACGTGTGGGATATGCGGTGCAGCTGGTCACAACAGAAGATGCTGCCCTACTCTTGGAGCAGATGGAGAGCCTCCTGCAGATAGTTCTTTACAATCAGCATCTGTAAGGTTAAGTAATGACTATGGATTTTCAGTTTGA